In Streptomyces sp. NBC_01439, the following are encoded in one genomic region:
- a CDS encoding ABC transporter permease/substrate binding protein has product MPRLHLGAWVDHGVDFLQSHLSWLFEAISVLVTGLYDGIDAVLSAPAPLLFAGILAVAAWWLRGLLAGLLAFAGFALVDSLGLWEDAMSTLSLVLVATLVTLAFAIPLGIWASRSDRVSALLRPVLDFMQTMPAMVYLIPGIIFFGVGVVPGIIATIIFSLPPGVRMTELGIRQVDGELVEAAEAFGTSPRDTLVRVQLPLALPTVMAGVNQVIMLGLSMVVIAGMVGGGGLGGAVYKAIGNVDIGLGFEAGVSIVILAMYLDRMTGALGRQVSPIGRRTLAKARAAATGAAKVWNHRPQPAYAISGAVVLALVAGGLNTFGGSAAEEGPAGAANIGKGRTLSVGYIPWDEGVASTFLWKELLERRGFKVDARQLEAGALYTGLAGGQLDFQTDAWLPVTHAQYWEKYGNKLEDLGPWYGPTSLELSVPSYVKDVRSLADLKGKADRFKGRIIGIEPSAGAMSLLKEKVLKEYGLDGEYQVVDGSTPGMLAELKRAYEKKEPVAAVLWSPHWAYSSYELTKLEDPKGAWGKGDGIHTLARKGFGEDEPKVAEWLKSFKLTEEQLTGLEAKIQQTGKGKEQQAVRAWLQNHPEIDRLA; this is encoded by the coding sequence ATGCCCCGCCTGCACCTCGGCGCCTGGGTCGACCACGGGGTCGACTTCCTCCAGAGCCACCTCTCCTGGCTGTTCGAGGCCATCAGCGTGCTCGTCACCGGCCTCTACGACGGCATCGACGCCGTCCTCTCCGCCCCCGCCCCGCTGCTCTTCGCGGGCATCCTGGCCGTCGCCGCCTGGTGGCTGCGCGGTCTGCTGGCGGGCCTGCTCGCCTTCGCGGGCTTCGCACTGGTCGACTCCCTCGGCCTGTGGGAGGACGCCATGTCCACCCTGTCCCTGGTGCTGGTCGCCACCCTCGTCACATTGGCGTTCGCGATCCCGCTCGGCATCTGGGCGTCCAGATCCGATCGGGTCAGCGCCCTCCTGCGGCCGGTCCTGGACTTCATGCAGACCATGCCGGCCATGGTGTACCTGATCCCCGGCATCATCTTCTTCGGCGTGGGCGTGGTGCCCGGCATCATCGCCACCATCATTTTCTCGCTGCCTCCGGGCGTGCGGATGACCGAGCTCGGCATCCGCCAGGTCGACGGAGAACTGGTCGAGGCCGCCGAGGCCTTCGGCACCAGCCCGCGCGACACCCTCGTACGCGTCCAGCTCCCGCTGGCCCTGCCCACCGTCATGGCGGGCGTCAACCAGGTCATCATGCTGGGCCTGTCCATGGTCGTCATCGCCGGCATGGTCGGCGGCGGCGGACTCGGCGGCGCCGTCTACAAGGCCATCGGCAACGTCGACATCGGCCTCGGTTTCGAGGCGGGCGTCTCCATCGTCATCCTCGCCATGTACCTGGACCGGATGACCGGCGCGCTCGGCCGGCAGGTCTCCCCGATCGGCCGCCGTACGCTCGCCAAGGCGCGGGCCGCCGCGACCGGCGCGGCCAAGGTGTGGAACCACCGCCCCCAGCCCGCGTACGCGATCAGCGGCGCCGTCGTCCTGGCGCTCGTCGCGGGCGGCCTGAACACCTTCGGCGGCTCCGCCGCCGAGGAGGGCCCGGCCGGGGCCGCGAACATCGGCAAGGGCCGTACCCTCTCCGTCGGCTACATCCCGTGGGACGAGGGCGTCGCCTCCACCTTCCTGTGGAAGGAGCTCCTGGAGCGCCGCGGGTTCAAGGTCGACGCCCGCCAGCTGGAGGCCGGGGCGCTGTACACCGGCTTGGCCGGCGGCCAGCTCGACTTCCAGACCGACGCCTGGCTGCCCGTCACCCATGCCCAGTACTGGGAGAAGTACGGGAACAAGCTGGAGGACCTCGGCCCCTGGTACGGCCCCACCTCGCTGGAGCTGTCCGTGCCCTCCTACGTGAAGGACGTGCGTTCGCTCGCCGACCTCAAGGGCAAGGCGGACCGGTTCAAGGGTCGGATCATCGGCATCGAGCCGAGCGCCGGCGCGATGTCGCTCCTCAAGGAGAAGGTCCTGAAGGAGTACGGCCTCGACGGCGAGTACCAGGTCGTCGACGGCTCCACGCCCGGCATGCTCGCCGAGCTGAAGCGGGCCTACGAGAAGAAGGAGCCCGTCGCGGCCGTGCTGTGGTCCCCGCACTGGGCGTACTCCTCCTACGAGCTGACCAAGCTCGAGGACCCGAAGGGCGCCTGGGGCAAGGGCGACGGCATCCACACCCTGGCCCGCAAGGGCTTCGGGGAGGACGAGCCGAAGGTCGCCGAATGGCTGAAGTCCTTCAAGCTCACCGAGGAGCAGCTGACCGGCCTGGAGGCGAAGATCCAGCAGACCGGGAAGGGCAAGGAGCAGCAGGCGGTCCGCGCCTGGCTGCAGAACCACCCCGAGATCGACCGGCTCGCGTAA
- a CDS encoding quaternary amine ABC transporter ATP-binding protein, which yields MSTLQAEHVYKVFGRRPADSAAAVRALESGAGREDLRADGTTAAVIDASFDVRPGQIFVVMGLSGSGKSTLLRMLNGLLEPTAGRILFGGQDLTALSANELRRVRSTKISMVFQHFALFPHRNVLENAGYGLEVQGVPRPERERRAAEALALCGLEGWEKSWPDELSGGMQQRVGLARALATDAELLLMDESFSALDPLIRRDMQDQLLELQRSLKKTIVFITHDLNEAMRLGDGIAVMRDGRIVQQGTAEDILTRPANDYVASFIQDVDRSRVLTADAVMDDPEPAADACDCPTVTAGTPLADLCAVSARVPHAVAVTGADGAVIGSVPQDRLIAFIGDEQRPPMYCAEVAA from the coding sequence GTGTCCACGCTCCAGGCCGAGCACGTCTACAAGGTGTTCGGGAGGCGCCCCGCCGACAGCGCGGCCGCCGTCCGCGCGCTCGAAAGCGGCGCGGGCCGCGAAGATTTGCGCGCCGACGGGACCACCGCCGCCGTGATCGACGCCTCCTTCGACGTCCGGCCCGGCCAGATCTTCGTCGTCATGGGTCTGTCCGGATCGGGCAAGTCCACTCTGCTGCGCATGCTGAACGGCCTGCTGGAACCCACCGCGGGACGCATCCTCTTCGGCGGCCAGGACCTCACCGCGCTGAGCGCGAACGAGCTGCGCCGCGTACGGTCCACGAAGATCTCCATGGTCTTCCAGCACTTCGCGCTGTTCCCGCACCGCAACGTGCTGGAGAACGCCGGCTACGGCCTCGAGGTACAGGGCGTGCCCCGCCCCGAGCGCGAGCGGCGCGCCGCCGAGGCCCTGGCCCTGTGCGGTCTGGAGGGCTGGGAGAAGTCCTGGCCCGACGAGCTCTCCGGCGGCATGCAGCAGCGGGTCGGCCTCGCCCGAGCCCTGGCCACCGACGCCGAGCTGCTGCTCATGGACGAGTCCTTCAGCGCGCTGGACCCGCTGATCCGCCGCGACATGCAGGACCAGCTGCTGGAGCTCCAGCGGAGCCTGAAGAAGACCATCGTCTTCATCACCCACGACCTCAACGAGGCCATGCGCCTCGGTGACGGCATCGCCGTCATGCGCGACGGCCGCATCGTCCAGCAGGGCACCGCCGAGGACATCCTCACCCGTCCCGCCAACGACTACGTCGCCTCCTTCATCCAGGACGTCGACCGCTCCCGGGTCCTGACGGCCGACGCCGTCATGGACGATCCGGAACCGGCCGCCGACGCCTGTGACTGCCCCACCGTCACCGCCGGGACCCCGCTCGCCGACCTGTGCGCGGTCAGCGCCCGCGTCCCGCACGCGGTCGCCGTCACCGGCGCGGACGGCGCCGTCATCGGCTCCGTACCCCAGGACCGCCTCATCGCCTTCATCGGCGACGAACAACGGCCCCCGATGTACTGCGCGGAGGTGGCCGCCTGA
- a CDS encoding GntR family transcriptional regulator: protein MPSPSRGGGQAAMPKYQRIAAALRSDLDRAAHTPGGRLPSERSLAARYQVNRQTIRAALQYLREDGLVVTGRRGTRPAVPALAAVSVAPAAAPSVGPAQVRSWVTFVTVPPSLGTFLGMTGGDRTVVHHHRERGPAGETLRDAVTYLSPGAVARSPELTALRNRAATATTAGVQDLTHLHRWLDRAAAAGRVAETLTMTRVTHPQAAAPASAPVCGLTVRRTLHDGSGRLLAVTELAFPTWDRLTFHRDRRDRATTGFRIT, encoded by the coding sequence ATGCCCTCCCCTTCGCGGGGCGGCGGCCAGGCCGCCATGCCCAAGTACCAGCGGATCGCCGCAGCGCTGCGCAGCGATCTCGACCGTGCCGCGCACACCCCCGGCGGCAGACTGCCGTCCGAACGCAGCCTCGCCGCCCGCTACCAGGTCAACCGGCAGACCATCAGGGCGGCCCTCCAGTACCTGCGCGAGGACGGCCTCGTCGTCACCGGCCGCCGCGGCACCCGCCCCGCCGTCCCCGCCCTTGCCGCCGTCTCCGTCGCCCCGGCCGCGGCGCCCTCCGTTGGGCCCGCGCAGGTCCGGAGCTGGGTCACCTTCGTCACCGTCCCGCCCTCGCTCGGCACGTTCCTCGGCATGACCGGCGGAGACCGCACCGTGGTCCATCACCACCGCGAACGCGGCCCCGCCGGGGAGACCCTCCGGGACGCCGTCACCTACCTCAGCCCCGGAGCCGTCGCGCGGAGTCCGGAGCTGACCGCACTCCGGAACCGGGCGGCGACGGCGACGACCGCCGGCGTGCAGGACCTGACCCACTTGCACCGCTGGCTCGACCGCGCCGCCGCGGCCGGCCGGGTCGCCGAGACCCTCACCATGACCCGCGTCACCCACCCGCAGGCCGCCGCCCCGGCCTCCGCCCCGGTCTGCGGGCTGACCGTGCGCCGCACCCTGCACGACGGCTCCGGCCGGCTGCTGGCCGTCACCGAACTGGCCTTCCCCACCTGGGACCGCCTCACCTTCCACCGCGACCGGCGCGACCGCGCGACCACCGGCTTCCGCATCACGTAA
- a CDS encoding MarR family winged helix-turn-helix transcriptional regulator, with translation MTRDGIDGEAPTLDQARRQVEHYGLEVDPQAVLVAVRLISAGARVGRAAEAHFARFGLSTGRYRLLADLEDHGGEKSPSRLAVDLGVTRATVTGLLDGLEREGLVARHPSVEDGRGTVAVLTARGAQRLRDMASEHFGRLESMVGDLSVEERAVFLDLLARVVRGSAALAAD, from the coding sequence ATGACGAGGGACGGCATCGACGGCGAAGCACCCACGCTGGACCAGGCCAGACGGCAGGTCGAGCACTACGGCCTGGAGGTCGATCCACAGGCGGTACTGGTCGCGGTACGCCTGATCTCGGCGGGCGCACGGGTCGGCCGGGCCGCCGAGGCGCACTTCGCCCGGTTCGGCCTGTCGACGGGGCGCTACCGCCTGCTCGCCGACCTCGAGGACCACGGCGGGGAGAAGTCCCCCTCGCGCCTCGCGGTCGACCTCGGCGTCACCAGGGCCACGGTGACCGGCCTACTGGACGGACTGGAACGCGAAGGCCTGGTCGCGCGCCACCCCTCCGTGGAGGACGGGCGGGGCACGGTGGCCGTCCTGACCGCGCGGGGGGCGCAGCGCCTGCGCGACATGGCGTCCGAGCACTTCGGGCGACTGGAGTCGATGGTGGGCGATCTCTCCGTCGAGGAGCGCGCCGTTTTCCTGGACCTGCTCGCCCGCGTGGTGCGCGGCAGCGCGGCCCTGGCGGCGGACTGA
- a CDS encoding NmrA family NAD(P)-binding protein: MIVVMGATGATGNALVHSLLALGAPFRALTRTPHAPIPGTTGAHQPPVEVRYADATDPHSLHTAFEGAGQLFLAMANGPAQVELETRVIDIAAHAGVGHIVKISAPAAEPDSPVAVSRGHHAVEEHLRTRGLTHTVLRPYAFAQNLLRLAPAVAQGVILGTAGDAPFNYVDCRDIGDVAAAALTRPDIAGGTYALTGPEAVSYPELASRLTSLTGRQVRYDDLTPDELRDHLIRHAHMPGWLADHVTEIQQLAVTRPEVPTTTVSDILGRPPRTLDAFLHEHRSHFRR; the protein is encoded by the coding sequence ATGATCGTTGTCATGGGAGCGACCGGAGCGACCGGGAACGCCCTGGTCCACAGCCTCCTCGCGCTCGGCGCACCTTTCCGCGCGCTGACCCGCACCCCGCACGCGCCGATCCCCGGCACGACCGGCGCGCACCAGCCGCCCGTCGAGGTCCGATACGCCGACGCCACCGACCCCCACTCCCTCCACACCGCCTTCGAGGGCGCCGGCCAACTCTTCCTCGCCATGGCCAACGGCCCCGCACAGGTGGAACTCGAAACCCGCGTCATCGACATCGCCGCCCACGCCGGCGTCGGACACATCGTCAAGATCTCCGCACCCGCCGCCGAACCCGACTCCCCCGTCGCCGTTTCCCGCGGGCACCACGCCGTCGAGGAACACCTGCGCACCCGTGGCCTCACCCACACCGTCCTGCGCCCCTACGCGTTCGCCCAGAACCTCCTGCGCCTGGCTCCCGCCGTTGCCCAGGGCGTCATCCTCGGCACTGCGGGCGACGCGCCCTTCAACTACGTCGACTGCCGCGACATCGGCGACGTCGCCGCCGCCGCCCTCACCCGGCCGGACATCGCCGGCGGCACCTACGCACTGACCGGACCCGAAGCCGTCTCGTACCCCGAACTCGCCTCGCGACTGACCTCCCTGACCGGCCGACAGGTCCGCTACGACGACCTCACCCCGGACGAACTGCGCGACCACCTCATCCGCCACGCCCACATGCCCGGCTGGCTCGCCGATCACGTCACGGAGATCCAGCAACTCGCCGTCACCCGGCCCGAAGTCCCCACCACCACCGTCAGTGACATATTGGGCCGCCCGCCCCGCACCCTCGACGCCTTCCTCCACGAGCACCGTTCCCACTTCCGTCGATAG
- a CDS encoding amidohydrolase family protein, with amino-acid sequence MSGPRRTKGTLREVTRAFDDLGAVGVGVTTTVLGRTLADPLFHPVYEELDRRGAVLYIHPSGEGAASPLITEHDMTWMVGAPVEDTVAIMHLILAGLPARYPRMRILASHLGGALPLLPRRLDDHLAFESPRTPELPSVAVDRLWYDTVSHVHGPALVAAAASFGAGRLVLGTDFPYEDDEVFVRSVNYVSESGLTQEEATAILDTNAADLLGLSGL; translated from the coding sequence TTGAGTGGCCCGCGCCGCACGAAGGGCACGCTGCGCGAGGTCACCCGTGCCTTCGACGACCTCGGCGCGGTCGGCGTCGGCGTCACCACGACCGTACTCGGCCGCACCCTGGCCGATCCCCTGTTCCACCCCGTCTACGAGGAGCTCGACCGGCGTGGCGCCGTCCTGTACATCCACCCGTCCGGGGAGGGCGCCGCCAGCCCGCTGATCACCGAGCACGACATGACCTGGATGGTCGGGGCGCCGGTCGAGGACACGGTGGCGATCATGCACCTGATCCTCGCGGGCCTTCCGGCGCGCTATCCGCGGATGCGCATCCTGGCCTCGCACCTGGGCGGCGCCCTCCCCCTGCTGCCCCGCAGGCTCGACGACCATCTGGCCTTCGAGTCACCCCGGACCCCCGAACTCCCTTCGGTGGCCGTCGACCGCCTCTGGTACGACACGGTCAGCCACGTGCACGGACCGGCGCTGGTCGCCGCCGCCGCGTCCTTCGGAGCGGGTCGGCTCGTACTCGGCACGGACTTCCCGTACGAGGACGACGAGGTCTTCGTACGGTCCGTGAACTACGTCAGCGAGTCGGGACTCACCCAGGAGGAGGCCACGGCGATCCTCGACACGAACGCGGCTGACCTGCTGGGCCTCTCCGGGCTGTGA
- a CDS encoding sulfatase-like hydrolase/transferase, with translation MTRRPNILMIVTDEERAVIPRPQGFSLPARERMAERGATFDRYYTASAMCSSARSVIYTGQHLPLTEIYDNDNMPYVRPLDPRLGTLGTMLREAGYYCTYQGKWHLSNAYLTPQNPGPTTNALEPYGFSEFNDWGDIDGGAWAGLKLDPVIAGQAVRWLRNRAPAVEADQPWFMAVNFVNPHDIMSFDYGGSSQVQLPFGLAHAVVAKAAANIPIYQHRWDLDLPASLHDDLSGAAPAVAEYARMLDTVFGPVADDQHWREGLNFYLNAIRDVDRSIDLVLDALEASGQADHTVVLFTSDHGEMAGAHGLRQKGALVYDENFHVPFILSHPDFPQGVRIEALASAVDIAPTLLEFAGVDPAKAATRHPALKGRSLSPALDGGTVRDGVLTAVESVTALDASFWFEFADPDAPRRIESGDLRPDWTKRGFLRGYTDGRYTFGRYFSPLNPNRPTSPEALYAQNDVVLYDRIEDPHETRNLAADPAHRDLVARYNTLLEGLISVEIGTDTRAWVTERPHLLGWPTWHGDTDRPPAAAAAAPARG, from the coding sequence ATGACACGACGTCCGAACATCCTGATGATCGTCACCGATGAGGAGCGCGCGGTGATTCCCCGTCCGCAGGGCTTCTCGCTGCCCGCCCGGGAGCGGATGGCGGAGCGGGGCGCCACCTTCGACCGGTACTACACGGCCTCGGCCATGTGCAGCTCCGCCCGGTCCGTCATCTACACCGGGCAGCACCTACCGCTCACCGAGATCTACGACAACGACAACATGCCGTACGTCCGCCCGCTCGACCCCCGACTGGGCACCCTCGGCACGATGCTCCGCGAGGCCGGCTACTACTGCACCTACCAGGGCAAGTGGCACCTCTCCAACGCCTACCTCACCCCACAGAACCCCGGCCCCACCACGAACGCGCTGGAGCCCTACGGGTTCAGCGAGTTCAACGACTGGGGCGACATCGACGGCGGTGCTTGGGCCGGGCTCAAACTCGATCCGGTCATCGCCGGCCAGGCCGTGCGCTGGCTGCGCAACCGGGCTCCGGCCGTGGAAGCCGATCAGCCCTGGTTCATGGCGGTCAACTTCGTCAACCCGCACGACATCATGAGCTTCGACTACGGCGGCTCGTCCCAGGTGCAACTACCGTTCGGCCTCGCGCACGCGGTCGTGGCCAAGGCGGCCGCCAACATTCCGATCTACCAGCACCGCTGGGACCTCGATTTGCCCGCCAGCCTGCACGACGACCTGTCCGGCGCGGCACCGGCGGTGGCCGAGTACGCACGGATGCTCGACACCGTCTTCGGCCCCGTCGCCGACGACCAGCACTGGCGCGAAGGCCTGAACTTCTACCTCAACGCCATCCGCGACGTGGACCGCAGCATCGACCTCGTCCTCGACGCCCTGGAAGCCTCCGGGCAGGCCGACCACACCGTCGTGCTCTTCACCTCCGACCACGGAGAGATGGCCGGCGCCCACGGCCTGCGCCAGAAGGGGGCCCTCGTCTACGACGAGAACTTCCACGTCCCGTTCATCCTGAGCCATCCAGACTTCCCCCAGGGCGTGCGCATCGAGGCCCTCGCCTCCGCCGTCGACATCGCTCCGACCCTGCTCGAGTTCGCCGGCGTCGACCCGGCCAAGGCCGCCACCCGCCATCCCGCGCTCAAAGGCCGTTCCCTCAGCCCCGCCCTGGACGGTGGCACCGTCCGTGACGGCGTCCTCACCGCGGTCGAGTCGGTCACGGCCCTGGACGCCTCCTTCTGGTTCGAGTTCGCCGACCCCGATGCGCCCCGGCGGATCGAGTCCGGTGACCTCCGCCCGGACTGGACCAAGCGCGGATTCCTGCGCGGCTACACCGACGGCCGCTACACCTTCGGCCGCTACTTCTCCCCGCTCAACCCCAACCGGCCCACCAGCCCCGAGGCCCTGTACGCCCAGAACGACGTCGTCCTCTACGACCGGATCGAGGACCCGCACGAGACGCGCAATCTCGCCGCCGACCCCGCCCACCGCGACCTCGTCGCACGCTACAACACCTTGCTCGAAGGCCTCATCAGCGTCGAAATCGGCACCGACACCCGCGCCTGGGTCACCGAACGCCCCCACCTTTTGGGCTGGCCCACCTGGCACGGCGACACCGACCGGCCGCCGGCCGCGGCCGCAGCTGCGCCGGCCCGAGGCTGA
- a CDS encoding DUF6183 family protein yields the protein MNEQIQKIVAELPNLKNVTGVWAAVDDRFAQGDSAFPADLGIALAGTYGSEGQLWQYRSVFDRVLRLLATTPGFDNASQALRLVSSAEVAGRKLDRYTASLLASGHEPADLAVAFSGHASEELRACLVHELVLRGVDIEATPGIAGWATSPHWHHHPLGWLPLTLSDVEGCADLPSYGTGGSSHSMPYGPPDSREPAAIADVRVPSVEETTGPATATAMAKAVANWAEESNGRIEARVFEFAEPLGVGAVPKALLALGLKCLHGAGKKAALSVDVRPPARAWQLLFAAASTGGAYNSGSFGAYGRLAAWQSMAALSRSPQGATADEVEARVRDCTWHVFEAGTKWFEQVAWDIGLAALAPGHRHLSVLAATDTD from the coding sequence GTGAACGAGCAGATACAGAAGATCGTGGCGGAGCTGCCGAACCTGAAGAACGTCACCGGCGTGTGGGCGGCGGTCGACGACCGTTTCGCACAGGGGGACTCCGCCTTCCCCGCGGACCTCGGCATCGCTCTCGCCGGGACGTACGGCTCCGAGGGGCAACTGTGGCAGTACCGGAGCGTCTTCGATCGTGTGCTTCGGCTACTGGCCACCACCCCTGGTTTCGACAACGCCTCCCAGGCGCTGCGGCTGGTCTCCTCGGCCGAGGTCGCCGGAAGGAAGCTGGACCGCTACACGGCCTCGCTGCTGGCCTCCGGTCACGAGCCGGCGGACCTGGCCGTGGCGTTCTCCGGCCACGCTTCGGAGGAGCTCCGGGCCTGTCTGGTCCACGAACTGGTGCTCAGGGGCGTGGACATCGAGGCCACGCCGGGCATCGCGGGCTGGGCGACGTCGCCGCACTGGCACCATCACCCCCTGGGCTGGCTGCCGCTGACGCTGTCCGACGTGGAGGGATGTGCGGATCTGCCGAGCTACGGTACCGGTGGCAGTAGTCACTCGATGCCGTACGGGCCTCCGGACAGCCGCGAGCCGGCGGCGATCGCCGACGTGCGTGTCCCGTCGGTGGAGGAGACGACCGGGCCGGCCACTGCCACCGCGATGGCCAAGGCCGTGGCGAACTGGGCCGAGGAGTCCAACGGGCGCATCGAGGCGCGGGTCTTTGAGTTTGCGGAGCCGCTGGGCGTCGGGGCGGTACCGAAGGCACTCTTGGCGCTGGGGCTGAAGTGTCTGCACGGGGCAGGAAAGAAGGCCGCTCTGTCGGTCGACGTCCGTCCTCCGGCCCGGGCATGGCAGTTGCTCTTCGCCGCGGCGTCCACGGGAGGGGCCTACAACTCCGGCTCGTTCGGGGCGTACGGCCGCCTTGCGGCCTGGCAGTCCATGGCCGCGCTGTCCCGAAGTCCGCAAGGCGCCACGGCCGACGAAGTCGAAGCACGCGTGCGGGACTGCACCTGGCACGTCTTCGAGGCCGGGACGAAGTGGTTCGAGCAAGTGGCATGGGACATCGGTCTTGCCGCCCTCGCACCGGGGCATCGGCACTTGTCCGTGCTGGCCGCGACCGACACCGACTGA
- a CDS encoding IucA/IucC family protein: MDRMESVDLNTAADAYAAAPLLNCLLREAAVPAEGSGAGAGTDVRVHRLRGSGRLLRVRGGRRPERPELRTADGWHPLSHTELAKLVSDELGRFTGVPNDELPVEIIDSRDAIAALLAARATAEPPADPYLLSEQSLVMGHPHHPAPKARGGAPAGSWLPYAPEAHARCPLVFLGLREDQSTEEGGPAASAAIDALADALDGPRPPAGYRLLPAHPWQLDLVGERPAVREAFADGRLLRLGETRRPAWPTASIRTLYVPDPAADLFVKFSLDVRITNDVRRLWRHDLLKLRRTDAAVEAGFAALHRTGSAAAWLPDRGYRTAAFAFEELAVLVRDGLHAHTLSGATPLLAAALAEGYPGSPLAGTTDPVRWWRAYLRQVVPPVLELFARHGIVLEAHLQNTLVAVDADGLPVQALFRDAEGVKLPADLPRADAWQRLVYCLVVNNLLEIAGALSGRYPDVSPLLWPAAREEFLHYDEASGLPEIAELLASATLPGKTNLLLRWTRADGADARYLPLPNPLRG, from the coding sequence ATGGACCGAATGGAATCAGTGGACCTCAACACCGCCGCCGACGCGTACGCCGCCGCCCCGCTCCTGAACTGCCTGCTCAGAGAGGCGGCCGTACCCGCCGAGGGGTCCGGTGCGGGCGCGGGAACAGATGTGCGCGTCCACCGGCTGCGCGGCAGCGGGCGGCTGCTGCGGGTGCGCGGGGGGCGCCGGCCCGAACGCCCCGAACTGCGCACGGCGGACGGCTGGCATCCGCTCAGCCACACCGAACTGGCCAAACTCGTCTCCGACGAACTGGGCCGGTTCACCGGCGTCCCCAACGACGAGCTCCCCGTCGAGATCATCGACAGCCGCGACGCGATCGCCGCGCTGCTCGCCGCCCGGGCCACCGCCGAACCCCCGGCGGACCCGTACCTCCTCTCCGAGCAGTCCCTGGTGATGGGCCACCCCCACCACCCCGCCCCCAAGGCCCGCGGCGGGGCGCCGGCCGGGAGCTGGCTGCCGTACGCGCCCGAAGCCCACGCCCGGTGCCCGCTGGTCTTCCTGGGGCTGCGCGAGGACCAGAGCACCGAGGAGGGCGGACCGGCCGCCTCCGCCGCGATCGACGCCCTTGCCGACGCCCTCGACGGGCCGCGCCCGCCCGCCGGGTACCGGCTGCTGCCCGCCCACCCCTGGCAGCTCGACCTGGTCGGCGAGAGGCCCGCGGTGCGCGAGGCCTTCGCCGACGGGCGGCTGTTGCGGCTCGGCGAGACCCGGCGGCCGGCCTGGCCGACCGCCTCGATCCGGACCCTGTACGTACCGGACCCGGCGGCCGACCTCTTCGTGAAGTTCAGCCTCGACGTCCGGATCACCAACGACGTGCGCCGGCTGTGGCGCCACGACCTGCTGAAGCTCCGCCGCACCGATGCGGCCGTCGAGGCCGGTTTCGCCGCCCTGCACCGGACCGGATCGGCCGCGGCCTGGCTCCCGGACCGCGGCTACCGCACCGCCGCCTTCGCCTTCGAGGAGCTCGCCGTCCTGGTCCGCGACGGCCTGCACGCGCACACCCTGTCCGGGGCCACGCCGCTGCTGGCCGCCGCGCTCGCCGAGGGCTACCCCGGGAGCCCGCTGGCCGGGACCACCGACCCGGTCCGCTGGTGGCGGGCGTACCTGCGCCAGGTCGTGCCGCCGGTGCTGGAACTGTTCGCCCGGCACGGCATCGTGCTCGAGGCCCACCTCCAGAACACCCTGGTCGCCGTGGACGCGGACGGCCTGCCGGTGCAGGCCCTCTTCCGGGACGCGGAAGGGGTCAAGCTGCCGGCGGACCTACCGCGGGCGGACGCCTGGCAGCGCCTGGTCTACTGCCTGGTCGTCAACAACCTGCTGGAGATCGCGGGCGCGCTGTCCGGACGGTACCCGGATGTCTCGCCGCTCCTGTGGCCGGCCGCACGGGAGGAGTTCCTGCACTACGACGAGGCCAGCGGGCTCCCCGAGATCGCGGAACTGCTCGCCTCCGCGACCCTCCCGGGCAAGACCAACCTGCTGCTGCGCTGGACCCGCGCGGATGGCGCGGACGCCCGCTACCTGCCCCTCCCGAACCCGCTGCGCGGCTAG